The following nucleotide sequence is from Trifolium pratense cultivar HEN17-A07 linkage group LG2, ARS_RC_1.1, whole genome shotgun sequence.
AAATTGATCACACTCTAAACgtcgttttttttatttggaagCCAAAACATAGCGTTCACTACCACTTTAGTAAATTATTTCACCGTTTTTGTAACAGAGAATAACTTGAAGGGTAGCGGTGCAATAAATTGAAAACTTAAGGACCTAtgtattaccaaaaaaattaaaggacCTCCGCATATATTTGACCTagttttttcttcaaaatgtgttattctttcaaattttcaatagATTGAGCGGTACAAGTTTCTCAAAAAGacataaatgaacaaaaaaaagtaacataGAATATGCCTTATGAACTGATCATTGTTGCTACTTTAACTTATATCAACGTATCCTTCCATTCAACGGCATTGCGTTaagatttttgaaaaatatgtataaaaaagtcatgttaaaatttaattaagcctaaatttcTGTGTCCAAACAAATGGCTTATTTCAATGTCACAATGACGCATCAACCTATGTAATGTAACCATGACCAATATATTCCAAGTTcaaattatgttttatattgTGCCGGCAACTTATGCTGATTTCATTGTACAATTTCTCTACTCTCACTCTACCTAGCATGCCACTTTCTATCACCAATGTCAACCATAATCTTTCTTTAATTACATCCTAATTGATAGAATATTATGTAATTAAGTTTGATTTAttgtaattatttataattattctCCTaggtttgactttttttttacaatggagcAGATGATCGAACTCATAACTTCAATGTAAAGACAACAAATGATCATAGGTAAAGTCAAACATACGAGAATAACTATAAATAATTACAGACATAATTACTGAAAATCAAACTTAATTACATAATATTCTATCACTAATATTTCATCTTTGATTAGGTGATTTCAAAATATGAATTATTCCTTTCAGCTACCTCTTCTTATGTCCCTTATATAGTTATATAGTCTCACTCTTCAAAAAGTTCATAATTCAAAACCATTGAGCTCAAAAGAGCACATCACAAAACACATAGACTCTATCTAGATGGAGAAACTATTCAAAATTAAAGCCACGTTCTTGAAGTTTCTATCAAAACAACCAGTGTCACTAGTTGCATTTCAAAACCCAACTCTTAGTCCTTGTCGATCGCCTACGACACACGGTGTTTCATTGTTCCCTAAAGAACATAGAAGAAAGCACAAAAGGGGAATTAGTTTTAGTCCAAAAGAACCAACTTCTCCGAAAGTCTCGTGCATCGGTCAGGTTAAGtccaagaagaagaagaaaaaggacATGAAGTTACATAAAGGGGTTCAACAAGTTTCAACCAAAAACAATGATTCTGTTAGGTGTCATGAAAAGAAGCTTTTGGTTTGGAATTCTAAGGGAAGTTATGAGGGTGGGAAGCAAGGTGGGGAAGAGAAGTATTCAGCTATGGTGAGTAGTGTCCCTCCAACTTTGGATTCTATGAAGAAATTTAGTAGTGGGAGAGGATCATTGTATGATTTTGACGCAACACTATCAGAAAGGTGAatgtaacatattttttttatattaacccTCTCGTTCTCACGAGAAGACGCCCCAGTAATTCAGAGTCCGGACGCGAAGTTTTCGGAAAAACTCATTAACCAGTTGAACTTAATAACTTAGTTAAGGTGAatgtaacatttttattttggtaataATAAGAATGTAACTTTCATTTATAGTGCTCTATAGCAAAAGATGATTTAATGTTTGTTGTAGTCACACCAAAACATATTAgagcatttttttataaataattttgattttagactcAGGCGGCGCTGcaatttaaatttaatggaCACTTTCACGACCTTCCATGGtggtcaagaaaaaaaaattatgatataagATGTCATCGTTTCTCCATtctctttattaaaaaataggcacgTTTTTAAAAGTGCATATTCAGAAACAATATAAATGATTTAAAAATACCCATTTagacaaaaaattgatttttttttccgatAAGATTGTTTTAAATGAATGTCGGAGGTGGGGAAAAGAGcctcaaaatatttttttaccctttcattataaaaataaaaatttgacaaTGGACTAAATTCTTTACTGAAGTAGCAGACGTGTAAAATCTTATAATCTTCAAGTTTTACACTATTATCTATTTAGGGGGTGCATTGGATTGAAATTTCGAAAGactattttggcaaaaaaattattgaagattttaaaagactttgtgagattatattgattttgtaagattttaaaagacttttttaaaagactttttacaatcaagattcttaATACAAGAATCTGTGAGATTTTATAACTAGACttttgagattttaaaaaactttatggatttttaagatttaaatgaCTCAATAAATTCAATACAAATTTCTTCTAAAAATATAAGCAATCAATCAATCATTCCTTAAAATACATCAAGGacataatataaacaaataaaattataaaagtgaataaaaaaaaatgataaataaattaaaatgtttaaataaagaaaataaaaatggttctaataataataacacaaaaaagaaaaaaaaattaacgttttaacaaaaaaaaagtgaagaaaaatcaacatcatatttattttttacggtaagaaaaaaaaagaaaaacatcatGTTTTTGTGCATATGTAATCGATATTTGAATAAAGAAACAAATGGATCAACGATATCGTGTTGGTGTGATGATTAACGTTTCAATCATATGCTATATATGTTAGGGTTCTTAACGAATGATGATATCCAGTGATTGAATCATGTTCCTGTAGTTTTTATTTGTGTGGACATATAATAACCTCAAGGTCGTTTAACCACAGCATAAACAATCAACGATATAGGTATGCATAAAAATCGATGAGCTTGACAGTAGTCTGCCGGTAAGTGGTAGAAAAAAAAGTCttggaaaattataaaaaatctgAAGGGTTtgagtgagattgttgaaatggtgttttatgtgtatttttaactaaaaagtctttcaaaatccattctacaagaaaatccatcaaaatctatagacttttgaataccaacagacattttaaaaatactaagaaatcttaattgaataccaacagattttgttgacttaaaaaaaaaatcttaattgtcttaattgaataccacaaaatttatttaacttttgtaaaagttttgattgaataccacaagatttttttatcataaaaaagtcttttaaaatcctttaaaatctcaatccaatacaccatCTCAAATCAAAGTATATGAGCTATGAGTTCAAAGTAGCTAGCTAAATAACATAATATGCATATATTCAGCACCTGAAACTGAAATTGAGTGGCCTTATTATATAAGATCATTGTAGGGAACACACTTCGGAGGCACATCCTAGGCCTCAATGAAACTTGACATTGGAATAAGATCAACAATTGAACATGGAAAAAATGTCTTCAACCAAAACCAGAAAATTATCCATCTAGGAAAACAAGGAAAAGTTGAAGAAGCCAAAAGGGTGTTCTCAAATGTAATCCACAAAAACCATGCCACATATAATTCCATGATATCTGTGTTTGCCAAAAATGGTAGAGTTAGTGAGGCACGACAACTGTTTGATAAAATGTCTCAAAGAAACCTTATTTCTTGGAACACTATGATTTCTGGGTATCTTCACAACAACATGGTTGAAGAAGCTAATAAGTTGTTTAATGTAATGCCAGAAAGAGATAATTTTTCGTGGGCTTTGATGATAACTTGCTATACGCGTCAAGGGGAGCTTGAAAAGGCTAGAGAATTGCTTGAGTTGGTTCCTGATAAGTTGGACACTGCTTGTTGGAATGCAATGATTGCTGGTTATGCAAAGAAGGGTCGGTTTGATGATGCTGAGAAAGTTTTTGAACGGATGCCGGTTAAGGATTTGGTTTCTTATAATTCTATGTTAGCTGGTTATGCGCAGAATGGAAAAATGGGTTTGGCTATGCAATTTTTCGAGAAGATGGCAGAGACGAATGTGGTTTCATGGAACTTGATGGTGGCTGGGTTTGTTAATAGTTGTGACTTGAGTTCTGCTTGGAAATTGTTTGAGAGGATTCCAAATCCTAATGCTGTTTCTTGGGTTACGATGTTGTGCGGGTTTGCTAGACACGGAAATATTGTAGAGGCTAGGAAACTCTTTGACAGAATGCCTTGTAAGAATGTGGTTTCTTGGAATGCGATGATTGCAGCCTATGTCCAAGACTTACAAATTGATGAAGCTGTTAAGTTGTTCAAAGAAATGCCATATAAAGATTGTGTATCATGGACTACAATAATTAATGGGTATGTTCGGGTTGGTAAGCTTGATGAAGCACACAAAATTTACAATCAGATGCCTTACAAAGACATAGCGGCGAAAACAGCATTGATGTCAGGACTAATGCAGAATGGAAGGATAGATGAGGCTAGTCAAGTTTTCAGTCAACTCGGTAAACGTGATGCAATTTGTTGGAACAGCATGATTGCAGGCTATTGCCAGAGTGGAAGAATGGGTGAAGCTCTCAATCTATTTAGACAAATGCCTGTTAAGAATGCTGTTTCGTGGAATACTATGATTTCGGGATATGCTCAGTTGGGACAGATGGATAGAGCAGCAGAGATCTTTGAGGCAATGGTGGAAAGAAATATTATTTCCTGGAATTCTCTTATTACAGGGTtccttcaaaataatttatacttGGAGGCTCTCAAGAGTTTGGTTTTGATGGGGAAGGAAGGAAAGAAACCTGATCAATCAACTTTTACATGTTCCTTAAGTGCATGTGCTAATCTTGCTGCTTTGCAAGTAGGCAAGCAACTGCATGAATACATCCTGAAAAGTGGTTACATAAACGACTTATTTGTTAGCAATGCTCTGATTGCCATGTATGCAAAATGCGGAAGTGTACAAAGTGCTGAACAAGTGTTTAAAGATATTGAATGTGTTGATCTTGTTTCTTGGAATTCCTTGATTTCAGGCTATGCTTTGAATGGATATGCCAATGAGGCATTTTGGGCCTTTGAACAGATGTTATCAGAAGGGACGGGACCTGATGAGGTTACCTTTATTGGGATGTTGTCAGCTTGCAGTCATGCCGGTTTAGCCAATCAGGGTTTGGATTTATTTAAATGCATGATTGAAGATTTTGCTATTGAACCCTTGGCTGAACACTACAGCTGCCTAGTTGACTTGCTTGGCCGAATGGGTAGGTTAGAGGAAGCGTTCAACATAGTGAGGGAGATGAAAGTGAAAGCAAATGCTGGATTATGGGGTTCACTGCTTGCAGCTTGTCGTGTACACAAGAACATGGAACTTGGTGAAATTGCTTCTGTGAGGCTTTTAGAACTCGAGCCGCATAACGCCTCCAATTATATTACCATGTCAAACATGCAGGCTGAGGCTGGAAGGTGGGAAGAGGTTGAAAGATTAAGAGTGCTAATGAGGGAGAGAGAAGCTGGAAAGCTACCAGGCTGTAGCTGGATTGAAGTACAAAATCAGATACAACATTTTGTCTCGGACGATCCAGGAAAGCTGAGAACTGAAAATATTCAAATTATATTGAATACTTTATTTGCACACATGAGAGACAAGAGTAACATATCTGACATAAAATCAGTTTTTGACATATTATGATCGGAGGTACTCTCTGTCTGACCTCATCATCTTAGCCTTAGAGTAATATTGAAAAGGTTAATTCAAATACCTTTAGATGTTAGTACAGTGTTACAGTAGATGAGCATATATCGATGGATACCGTTACTTGATGTTCTTGTGTTGTCTATGTGACCTACAtattcatatctgtgatattaTCTATACTCTTAACAACGGGGATAACCCCCAAATCTCCTGTTGAAACACATTTTTAGTGGTTCcgtctttctttcatttttttaatggaCGCGTGTCTGTGATTTCCTTAATTATCGCTGGTCATTTGCACTTTACAAGTTAAGTTATTTAGTATTTCATCTGTCATAGAGTAGATATTTGTAGGCTGTTATTGTCAGATGTCTTTTCTACATTAtttaatgtatatattttttgtcatgaaggttttaaaaagcaaaaaatGTGATATTGTGCgtggttttgtttgttgttgaAGTTAAGGTCTTCATTGGTAGATTGGTTAACGTTTTTAGCACTGAAGATCAAGTGGGAGTGGTTGTTTCCCTGCGGTAGCGGTGATTCAACGAGGATTTAAACAGGGGGCGATTGTTGTTGTGCGGCGAAGCTGCTTGGGAATCACAGTGAGAGTGATGATGTCGTGTGGTGTGTGGTGTGGTGGCTGTGATTCAACAACTATTTTGCAAATCATTCTCTCACCACATGgtaatatcaaaatcaaaatccttgCCTTCTCTAATCTTCTCAGTTATTCTTCCTCTTTGTTTTTCCATTGTTTCCAGTTTAAGCACACCCAGTAATTCAACATTGCTTCAATTTTTCCTCTCTTCTCTTATTCTCTGTTCATTTTGCTTATTCTATTACTACTTAGGTCTGAGAGAAAAGTCTCATAAAAACTTACAAGAGAAAGCTTATTGTTCAGATTTTATCCAAACTGGAAAAATGTTAATGTTAATCAAATTTTCCTTTTATTAGTTGATAACTCTAACGAAAGAACCATTAGATGGAAGAGGCGTTCAATGCAGCTTTCGAGAAGAAGGATTGCAAATTGGCAATTCTCTTGCATATAGATTTACCGATTTTTCATCTTCTATGTTTTTGAATCATaggtttatttttcttaatttttgagATTTGCTCTTTGTGAGTTTTTGTTTATCATCAGCTATACCAATAgtatcaattttgttttgttagttTGCATTTTAATTTTGGGGTACGAGGGGTGGTGCCCTGATGTCATGTCAGCAGCATGCATAAGATGTTTACACTTAACTAGTATGTTATAAGGAGTCTTACTTTCTATTTTTTCCTCACTTGCGAAGCCTCATGAGTAATCTTTATCATATTTTGTTGCAATTGT
It contains:
- the LOC123905610 gene encoding uncharacterized protein At1g76070-like, with translation MEKLFKIKATFLKFLSKQPVSLVAFQNPTLSPCRSPTTHGVSLFPKEHRRKHKRGISFSPKEPTSPKVSCIGQVKSKKKKKKDMKLHKGVQQVSTKNNDSVRCHEKKLLVWNSKGSYEGGKQGGEEKYSAMVSSVPPTLDSMKKFSSGRGSLYDFDATLSER
- the LOC123905612 gene encoding pentatricopeptide repeat-containing protein At4g02750-like, whose product is MKLDIGIRSTIEHGKNVFNQNQKIIHLGKQGKVEEAKRVFSNVIHKNHATYNSMISVFAKNGRVSEARQLFDKMSQRNLISWNTMISGYLHNNMVEEANKLFNVMPERDNFSWALMITCYTRQGELEKARELLELVPDKLDTACWNAMIAGYAKKGRFDDAEKVFERMPVKDLVSYNSMLAGYAQNGKMGLAMQFFEKMAETNVVSWNLMVAGFVNSCDLSSAWKLFERIPNPNAVSWVTMLCGFARHGNIVEARKLFDRMPCKNVVSWNAMIAAYVQDLQIDEAVKLFKEMPYKDCVSWTTIINGYVRVGKLDEAHKIYNQMPYKDIAAKTALMSGLMQNGRIDEASQVFSQLGKRDAICWNSMIAGYCQSGRMGEALNLFRQMPVKNAVSWNTMISGYAQLGQMDRAAEIFEAMVERNIISWNSLITGFLQNNLYLEALKSLVLMGKEGKKPDQSTFTCSLSACANLAALQVGKQLHEYILKSGYINDLFVSNALIAMYAKCGSVQSAEQVFKDIECVDLVSWNSLISGYALNGYANEAFWAFEQMLSEGTGPDEVTFIGMLSACSHAGLANQGLDLFKCMIEDFAIEPLAEHYSCLVDLLGRMGRLEEAFNIVREMKVKANAGLWGSLLAACRVHKNMELGEIASVRLLELEPHNASNYITMSNMQAEAGRWEEVERLRVLMREREAGKLPGCSWIEVQNQIQHFVSDDPGKLRTENIQIILNTLFAHMRDKSNISDIKSVFDIL